A genomic segment from Spongiibacter sp. IMCC21906 encodes:
- the rplL gene encoding 50S ribosomal protein L7/L12 encodes MALSKDDILNAIAEMSVMEVVELIEAMEEKFGVTAAAAVAAAPAAAAEAGAAAAEQTEFDVVLSGVGEKKVNVIKAVRAITGLGLKEAKEMVDGAPSTVKEAASKEDAEEAKKQLEEAGATVELK; translated from the coding sequence ATGGCTCTGTCAAAAGACGATATTTTGAATGCAATTGCGGAAATGAGTGTAATGGAAGTTGTCGAGCTCATCGAAGCAATGGAAGAGAAGTTCGGCGTAACTGCCGCTGCTGCTGTAGCTGCTGCTCCGGCCGCTGCTGCAGAAGCTGGTGCCGCTGCTGCAGAACAAACAGAGTTTGACGTTGTTCTGAGTGGCGTTGGTGAGAAGAAAGTTAATGTTATCAAGGCTGTTCGTGCCATCACTGGCCTGGGTCTGAAAGAAGCTAAAGAAATGGTAGATGGCGCGCCTTCTACTGTTAAAGAAGCTGCTTCAAAAGAAGACGCAGAAGAAGCCAAAAAGCAATTAGAAGAAGCTGGCGCTACTGTCGAGCTGAAGTAA